A stretch of the Papaver somniferum cultivar HN1 chromosome 6, ASM357369v1, whole genome shotgun sequence genome encodes the following:
- the LOC113289601 gene encoding probable serine/threonine-protein kinase PIX13 has product MGNCMGSPVVNRSPSSTGISTTTGTSKNNSNENGFSESTGGNSKYSASGSLEEVFPDGQILPIPGLKVFTFAELKAATRNFKPDTVLGEGGFGKVFKGYLDEKTHAPSKIGSGMIVAVKKLNSESMQGFEEWQSEVNFLGRLYHPNLVKLLGYCWEDKELLLVYEFMQKGSLENHLFRRMISTVQPLSWSIRLKIAMGAAKGLAFLHSSEKKIIYRDFKASNILLDGHFNAKLSDFGLAKNGPLAGDSHVTTRVMGTYGYAAPEYVATGHLYVKSDVYGFGVVLLEMLTGLRALDANRPSGQHNLVDWLKPSLSDRRKLVRIMDQRLEGQYPSKGAALAAQLSLKCLAPEPKNRPGMKEVVESLEHIQAIKFIPKESYRPANPPQPTRRPGQHYSHNRSPLHPAYGGPGANKPHGYPRSPTAVR; this is encoded by the exons ATGGGGAATTGTATGGGATCTCCTGTTGTTAATAGAAGTCCAAGTTCTACTGGAATTTCAACAACAACAG GAACATCAAAGAACAATAGTAATGAAAATGGGTTTTCTGAGAGTACTGGTGGAAACAGTAAATATTCAGCAAGTGGAAGTTTAGAAGAAGTTTTCCCAGATGGCCAAATCTTACCAATCCCAGGCCTTAAAGTATTTACTTTTGCTGAATTGAAAGCAGCCACTAGGAATTTCAAACCTGATACTGTTTTAGGTGAAGGAGGTTTTGGGAAGGTTTTTAAGGGTTATCTTGATGAGAAAACTCATGCTCCTTCTAAAATTGGTAGTGGAATGATTGTTGCTGTTAAGAAACTGAATTCAGAAAGTATGCAAGGATTTGAAGAATGGCAG TCCGAGGTGAACTTCTTGGGAAGGCTTTATCATCCTAACTTGGTGAAGCTTCTCGGGTATTGCTGGGAGGATAAAGAGCTGTTACTCGTTTACGAATTCATGCAAAAAGGAAGTTTGGAAAACCACCTGTTCCGAA GGATGATTTCAACTGTACAACCACTTTCATGGAGCATAAGACTCAAGATAGCTATGGGTGCTGCTAAAGGTCTTGCATTCTTACACTCGTCTGAAAAGAAAATCATTTACAGGGACTTCAAGGCTTCAAATATCCTATTGGACGGG CATTTCAATGCAAAGTTATCCGACTTTGGGTTGGCTAAAAATGGTCCTTTGGCTGGTGATTCACACGTGACAACTAGGGTCATGGGCACATACGGCTATGCAGCTCCTGAGTATGTCGCCACAG GTCATTTGTATGTGAAGAGTGATGTATACGGATTTGGAGTTGTATTACTAGAAATGCTGACAGGTTTAAGAGCACTTGATGCAAACCGACCAAGTGGGCAGCATAACTTGGTGGATTGGTTAAAACCATCTCTGTCCGATCGAAGAAAGCTTGTTAGGATAATGGACCAACGATTAGAAGGTCAATATCCTTCTAAAGGTGCAGCACTGGCAGCTCAACTCAGTCTAAAATGTCTTGCTCCAGAACCTAAGAATCGACCTGGGATGAAAGAAGTTGTGGAATCTTTAGAACACATTCAAGCCATCAAGTTCATTCCCAAGGAGTCTTATCGGCCTGCCAATCCTCCACAGCCTACACGCCGTCCAGGTCAACACTACTCTCATAATCGTTCACCTCTTCATCCAGCTTATGGTGGTCCTGGTGCTAATAAACCTCATGGTTATCCACGATCACCTACTGCTGTCCGTTGA
- the LOC113291596 gene encoding uncharacterized protein LOC113291596 gives MALQKSLTNFNQQQEKCLSTLSSINNVRAGTSRAAPPTVPMTTSSPIAAKFPTTKFSENTQKYQLIHSIKNSEPGAQVKRVIDLLRETRKDFTAEQIEDACYVDAIKNKVVFNSLTHNVKVKYDGKRFSYKPKHDINNKTELLQLIRKNPEGIAINELKDAYRLVMEDLQALKASGVVWWLSNSDCREDVAYPNDPRINIKVDDELKQLFRAEELPRDMIDIERYLRGNGMKPKTDTVRRRAMAQVHGLNPKPKAKKKPCNISKRTKLTNAHLPELFQDICP, from the coding sequence ATGGCCTTGCAgaaaagcctaacaaatttcaaccaacaacaagaGAAATGCTTATCAACCCTCTCCAGTATCAACAACGTTCGAGCAGGAACATCCAGAGCTGCACCACCTACAGTACCGATGACAACATCATCTCCGATTGCTGCCAAATTTCCTACAACTAAATTTTCAGAAAACACACAGAAGTATCAGCTTATCCATAGTATTAAGAACAGTGAACCAGGGGCTCAGGTGAAACGTGTTATAGACCTTTTGCGTGAGACAAGGAAAGACTTTACGGCAGAACAAATAGAAGATGCATGTTATGTTGATGCAATCAAAAACAAGGTTGTATTCAATAGTTTGACACATAATGTTAAAGTGAAGTATGATGGGAAGCGCTTCTCGTACAAGCCCAAGCATGATATCAATAACAAAACAGAACTGCTCCAGTTGATTCGCAAGAATCCTGAAGGAATTGCAATTAATGAATTAAAAGATGCATACCGACTTGTCATGGAAGATTTGCAGGCTTTGAAGGCTTCTGGTGTTGTTTGGTGGCTATCTAATTCTGACTGTCGAGAAGATGTTGCATATCCGAATGATCCCAGGATAAACATTAAAGTGGACGATGAACTTAAGCAACTATTTCGTGCGGAAGAGCTTCCACGGGATATGATTGATATTGAGAGGTATCTTCGGGGAAACGGGATGAAGCCTAAAACCGACACTGTGAGGAGGAGGGCGATGGCCCAAGTTCATGGTTTGAACCCCAAACCAAAGGCCAAGAAGAAACCATGCAATATCAGCAAGAGGACTAAGCTTACGAATGCCCATCTCCCAGAGCTTTTTCAAGATATTTGTCCGTAA